Proteins encoded by one window of Glycine soja cultivar W05 chromosome 15, ASM419377v2, whole genome shotgun sequence:
- the LOC114387590 gene encoding sucrose synthase-like, whose protein sequence is MANHPLTHSHSFRERFDETLTGHRNEILALLSRLEAKGKGILQHHQVVAEFEEIPEESRKKLQGGVFGEVLRSTQEAIVLPPFVALAVRPRPGVWEYLRVNVHMLVVDELLPAEYLRFKEELVEGSSNGNFVLELDFEPFNASFPRPTLNKSIGNGVEFLNRHLSAKLFHDKESMQPLLEFLRLHSYKGKTMMLNDKVQSLDSLQHVLRKAEEYLTSVAPETPYSEFENKFREIGLERGWGDIAERVLEMIQLLLDLLEAPDPCTLETFLGRVPMVFNVVILSPHGYFAQDNVLGYPDTGGQVVYILDQVRALENEMLNRIKKQGLDITPRILIITRLLPDAVGTTCGQRLERVYDTEYCDILRVPFRTEKGIVRKWISRFEVWPYLETYTEDVALELAKELQAKPDLIVGNYSDGNIVASLLAHKLGVTQCTIAHALEKTKYPESDIYWKKFEEKYHFSCQFTADLFAMNHTDFIITSTFQEIAGSKDTVGQYESHTAFTLPGLYRVVHGIDPFDPKFNIVSPGADMSIYFPYTETERRLTEFHPDIEELLYSSVENEEHICVLKDRNKPIIFTMARLDRVKNITGLVEWYGKNARLRELVNLVVVAGDRRKESKDLEEKAEMKKMYGLIETYKLNGQFRWISSQMNRVRNGELYRVICDTRGAFVQPAVYEAFGLTVVEAMTCGLPTFATCNGGPAEIIVHGKSGYHIDPYHGDRAAEILVEFFEKSKADPSHWDKISQGGLKRIHEKYTWQIYSDRLLTLTGVYGFWKHVTNLERRESKRYLEMFYALKYRKLAESVPLAIEE, encoded by the exons ATGGCAAATCACCCTTTGACACACTCTCACTCTTTCCGCGAGAGGTTTGATGAAACTCTCACTGGTCACAGGAATGAAATTTTGGCCCTTTTGTCAAG GCTTGAAGCCAAGGGCAAGGGAATCCTGCAACACCACCAGGTGGTTgcagagtttgaagaaatccctGAGGAGAGCAGAAAGAAACTCCAAGGTGGTGTCTTTGGAGAAGTTTTGAGATCTACACAg GAAGCCATAGTGCTGCCACCATTTGTGGCTCTGGCTGTTCGACCAAGGCCTGGTGTTTGGGAGTATCTGCGGGTGAATGTGCACATGCTTGTTGTTGATGAGCTGCTTCCTGCTGAGTATCTGCGTTTCAAGGAGGAGCTTGTTGAGGGAAG TTCTAATGGCAACTTTGTGCTTGAGTTGGACTTTGAACCGTTTAATGCATCCTTCCCTCGCCCAACTCTGAACAAGTCCATTGGAAATGGCGTCGAGTTCCTCAACCGCCACCTTTCGGCCAAGCTCTTCCATGACAAGGAGAGCATGCAGCCACTGCTTGAATTCCTCAGGCTTCACAGTTATAAGGGAAag ACCATGATGTTGAATGACAAAGTTCAAAGCCTGGATTCTCTCCAGCATGTTTTGAGAAAAGCAGAAGAGTATCTGACTTCAGTTGCTCCTGAAACACCCTACTCAGAATTCGAAAACAAATTCCGGGAAATTGGTTTGGAGAGGGGGTGGGGTGACATCGCCGAGCGTGTCCTCGAGATGATCCAGCTTCTCTTGGACCTTCTTGAGGCACCCGACCCTTGCACCCTCGAGACATTCCTTGGAAGAGTTCCTATGGTCTTCAATGTTGTTATCCTTTCTCCCCATGGTTACTTTGCCCAAGATAATGTCTTGGGGTACCCTGACACTGGTGGACAG GTTGTTTACATCTTGGATCAAGTTCGTGCCTTGGAGAATGAGATGCTCAACCGCATCAAGAAACAAGGCCTTGATATCACCCCTCGTATTCTCATT ATTACTCGTCTTCTCCCTGATGCAGTAGGAACTACCTGTGGCCAACGTCTAGAGAGGGTATATGATACTGAATATTGTGACATTCTCCGAGTTCCTTTCAGAACCGAAAAGGGAATTGTTCGCAAATGGATCTCAAGATTCGAAGTCTGGCCATACCTAGAGACTTACACTGAG GATGTTGCCCTTGAACTTGCCAAGGAGTTGCAAGCCAAGCCAGATCTGATCGTTGGAAACTACAGTGATGGAAACATTGTTGCCTCTTTGTTAGCACATAAATTAGGAGTAACTCAG TGTACCATTGCTCATGCTCTAGAAAAGACCAAGTACCCTGAGTCTGACATTTACTGGaaaaaatttgaagagaaaTATCACTTCTCATGCCAATTTACTGCTGATCTTTTTGCAATGAACCACACAGACTTTATCATCACCAGCACCTTCCAAGAGATTGCTGGAAG CAAGGACACTGTTGGACAGTATGAGAGTCACACTGCCTTCACCCTTCCAGGACTCTACCGTGTTGTTCACGGTATTGATCCCTTTGATCCAAAGTTCAACATCGTCTCTCCCGGTGCCGACATGAGCATATACTTCCCATACACTGAAACTGAGCGTAGGTTAACAGAGTTCCACCCCGACATTGAAGAGCTTCTTTACAGCTCAGTGGAGAATGAAGAACACAT ATGTGTATTGAAGGACCGCAACAAGCCGATCATCTTCACCATGGCAAGACTTGACCGTGTGAAGAACATCACGGGACTTGTGGAGTGGTATGGCAAGAATGCGCGCCTCCGCGAGTTGGTAAACCTCGTGGTGGTGGCCGGAGACAGGAGGAAGGAGTCCAAGGACTTGGAAGAGAAGGCCGAGATGAAGAAGATGTATGGCCTCATCGAGACCTACAAGTTGAACGGCCAATTCAGATGGATCTCCTCTCAGATGAACCGTGTGAGGAACGGAGAGCTCTACCGTGTCATCTGTGACACAAGGGGTGCCTTTGTGCAGCCTGCAGTTTATGAGGCCTTTGGGTTGACTGTGGTTGAGGCCATGACTTGTGGGTTACCAACATTTGCCACATGCAATGGTGGTCCTGCTGAGATCATTGTGCATGGAAAATCTGGTTACCACATTGACCCTTACCATGGTGACCGTGCTGCTGAGATCCTTGTTGAGTTCTTTGAAAAGAGCAAGGCTGACCCATCTCACTGGGACAAAATCTCCCAGGGTGGACTCAAGCGTATTCATGAGAA GTACACATGGCAAATTTACTCTGACAGGCTCTTGACACTCACTGGTGTGTATGGCTTCTGGAAGCATGTGACCAATCTTGAACGCCGTGAGAGCAAACGTTACCTTGAGATGTTCTATGCTCTCAAGTACCGCAAATTG GCTGAGTCTGTGCCCCTTGCTATTGAAGAGTAA